A single region of the Stenotrophomonas sp. Marseille-Q4652 genome encodes:
- the amt gene encoding ammonium transporter has product MKTRIFTGWQARFHGVCLMMLLSAMAAFAFASDANAQQADAPPVAEAVEAPVAEVADAPSPVANAATEEAPAEEEASLDSGDTAWMLTSTLLVLLMIVPGLALFYGGLVRSKNVLSVLSQVLVVASVVIVLWAFYGYSVVFTDSNAFFGSFTEKSFLKGITIDSLSGTIPELLFVAFQSTFAAITTALIVGAFAERIKFKAVLLFSVLWFTFSYLPMAHIVWGGGYLGELGAVDFAGGTVVHINAGVAGLIGAYFVGKRIGFGQNALKPHNVPFTFIGASLLWIGWFGFNAGSAAAANSTAALAFINTILATSAAVVGWTLVEAISKGKPSALGAASGAVAGLVGITPACGTVGPLGAIVIGLAAGAICVWGVTGLKKLLRVDDTADVFGVHGVGGIVGAILTGVFTAPSLGGTGEADFDIGHQVWVQVVSVGFTIAWCAVVTIVALLLVKAVFGLRVSEDAERQGLDITSHGESAYEA; this is encoded by the coding sequence ATGAAGACTCGAATTTTCACCGGGTGGCAGGCCCGGTTCCATGGCGTGTGCCTGATGATGCTGCTCAGCGCGATGGCGGCGTTTGCCTTCGCCTCCGATGCCAACGCGCAGCAGGCCGACGCGCCGCCGGTGGCCGAGGCGGTCGAAGCCCCGGTCGCTGAAGTGGCCGATGCACCGTCGCCGGTGGCCAACGCCGCCACCGAAGAAGCGCCGGCCGAAGAAGAAGCCAGCCTGGATTCGGGCGACACCGCCTGGATGCTGACCTCGACCCTGCTGGTGCTGCTGATGATCGTGCCCGGCCTGGCCCTGTTCTACGGCGGCCTGGTGCGCAGCAAGAACGTGCTGTCGGTGCTCAGCCAGGTGCTGGTCGTGGCCTCGGTGGTGATCGTGCTGTGGGCCTTCTACGGCTACAGCGTGGTGTTCACCGACAGCAACGCGTTCTTCGGTTCGTTCACCGAGAAGTCGTTCCTGAAGGGCATCACCATCGACAGCCTCAGCGGCACCATCCCGGAGCTGCTGTTCGTCGCCTTCCAGTCGACCTTCGCCGCCATCACCACCGCGCTGATCGTCGGCGCCTTCGCCGAGCGCATCAAGTTCAAGGCGGTGCTGCTGTTCTCGGTGCTGTGGTTCACCTTCAGCTACCTGCCGATGGCGCACATCGTGTGGGGCGGCGGCTACCTGGGCGAACTGGGTGCGGTCGACTTCGCCGGCGGTACCGTGGTGCACATCAACGCCGGTGTCGCCGGCCTGATCGGCGCCTACTTCGTCGGCAAGCGCATTGGTTTTGGCCAGAACGCGCTGAAGCCGCACAACGTGCCGTTCACCTTCATCGGTGCCTCGCTGCTGTGGATCGGCTGGTTCGGCTTCAACGCCGGTTCGGCCGCGGCCGCCAACAGCACCGCCGCGCTGGCCTTCATCAACACCATCCTGGCCACCTCGGCGGCGGTCGTGGGCTGGACCCTGGTCGAGGCCATCAGCAAGGGCAAGCCGTCCGCGCTGGGCGCCGCCTCCGGTGCGGTTGCCGGCCTGGTCGGCATCACCCCGGCCTGCGGCACGGTCGGTCCGCTGGGCGCGATCGTGATTGGCCTGGCCGCCGGTGCGATCTGCGTGTGGGGCGTCACCGGCCTGAAGAAGCTGCTCAGGGTCGATGACACCGCCGACGTGTTCGGCGTGCACGGCGTCGGTGGCATCGTCGGTGCGATCCTGACCGGCGTGTTCACCGCGCCGTCGCTGGGCGGCACCGGCGAGGCCGACTTCGACATCGGCCACCAGGTGTGGGTGCAGGTGGTCAGCGTCGGCTTCACCATCGCCTGGTGCGCCGTGGTCACCATCGTCGCCCTGCTGCTGGTCAAGGCCGTGTTCGGCCTGCGTGTCAGCGAGGACGCCGAGCGCCAGGGCCTGGACATCACCTCGCACGGCGAATCGGCCTACGAGGCCTGA
- a CDS encoding P-II family nitrogen regulator → MKLISAIIRPFKLDEVREALSEIGVSGITVTEVKGFGRQKGHTELYRGAEYVVDFLPKIKIETAVTDDRMEAVVEAIRTAAGTGKIGDGKIFVTALEQVVRIRTGEIGADAL, encoded by the coding sequence ATGAAATTGATCTCCGCCATCATCCGGCCGTTCAAGCTCGACGAGGTCCGCGAGGCCCTGTCCGAAATTGGCGTATCCGGCATCACCGTCACCGAAGTAAAGGGCTTTGGCCGCCAGAAGGGCCATACCGAGCTGTACCGCGGCGCCGAATACGTCGTCGACTTCCTGCCCAAGATCAAGATCGAAACTGCCGTCACCGACGACCGCATGGAGGCGGTGGTCGAGGCCATCCGCACCGCGGCCGGCACCGGCAAGATCGGCGACGGAAAGATCTTCGTCACCGCACTGGAACAGGTCGTCCGCATCCGCACCGGCGAGATCGGCGCCGACGCGCTCTAA
- the glnA gene encoding type I glutamate--ammonia ligase: MSLENVEKLIKDNQIEFVDLRFVDMRGIEQHVTFPASIVEPALFEEGKMFDGSSIAGWKGINESDMVLMPDADTAYVDPFYADPTLVLTCDVLDPATMQSYGRCPRGIAKRAEAFLKSSGIAELAFFGPEPEFFIFDSVRFANDMGNTFFKINSEEAAWSTGDKFDGANSGYRPAVKGGYFPVPPTDSLHDLRAEMCKTLAAVGIDVEVHHHEVANAGQCEIGAKFNTLVKKADELLRLKHVVKNVAHRNGKTATFMPKPIVGDNGSGMHVHQSLAKDGKNLFSGDGYGGLSQLALWYIGGIFKHAKAINAFANAGTNSYKRLVPGFEAPVMLAYSARNRSASCRIPFVTNPKARRIEMRFPDPIQSGYLTFTALMMAGLDGIRNQIDPGAPSDKDLYDLPPEEEKLIPQVCSSLDQALEALDKDREFLKAGGVMSDDFIDGYIALKMQEVTRFRAATHPLEYQLYYSA, from the coding sequence ATGTCCCTGGAAAACGTTGAGAAGCTGATCAAGGACAACCAGATCGAATTCGTCGATCTGCGTTTCGTGGATATGCGTGGCATCGAACAGCACGTCACCTTCCCGGCCTCGATCGTCGAGCCGGCGCTGTTCGAGGAAGGCAAGATGTTCGACGGCAGCTCGATCGCCGGCTGGAAGGGCATCAACGAGTCGGACATGGTGCTGATGCCCGATGCCGACACCGCCTACGTCGACCCGTTCTACGCCGATCCGACCCTGGTGCTGACCTGCGACGTGCTCGACCCGGCCACCATGCAGTCCTACGGCCGCTGCCCGCGCGGCATCGCCAAGCGCGCCGAAGCCTTCCTGAAGTCCTCCGGCATCGCCGAGCTGGCCTTCTTCGGTCCGGAGCCGGAATTCTTCATCTTCGATTCGGTCCGTTTCGCCAACGACATGGGCAACACCTTCTTCAAGATCAATTCCGAAGAAGCGGCCTGGTCGACCGGTGACAAGTTCGACGGCGCCAACTCCGGCTACCGTCCGGCCGTCAAGGGCGGCTACTTCCCGGTCCCGCCGACCGACTCGCTGCACGACCTGCGCGCCGAGATGTGCAAGACCCTGGCCGCCGTCGGCATCGACGTCGAAGTGCATCACCACGAAGTGGCCAACGCCGGCCAGTGCGAGATCGGCGCCAAGTTCAACACCCTGGTCAAGAAGGCCGACGAGCTGCTGCGCCTGAAGCACGTGGTCAAGAACGTTGCCCACCGCAACGGCAAGACCGCCACCTTCATGCCCAAGCCGATCGTCGGTGACAACGGTTCGGGCATGCACGTCCACCAGTCGCTGGCAAAGGACGGCAAGAACCTGTTCTCCGGTGACGGCTACGGCGGCCTCAGCCAGCTGGCGCTGTGGTACATCGGCGGCATCTTCAAGCACGCCAAGGCGATCAACGCCTTCGCCAATGCCGGTACCAACTCCTACAAGCGCCTGGTGCCGGGCTTCGAAGCGCCGGTGATGCTGGCCTACTCGGCCCGCAACCGTTCGGCGTCCTGCCGCATCCCGTTCGTCACCAACCCGAAGGCGCGCCGCATCGAGATGCGCTTCCCGGACCCGATCCAGTCCGGCTACCTGACCTTCACCGCGCTGATGATGGCCGGCCTGGACGGCATCCGTAACCAGATCGACCCGGGCGCACCGAGCGACAAGGACCTGTACGACCTGCCGCCGGAAGAAGAGAAGCTGATCCCGCAGGTCTGCTCCTCGCTCGACCAGGCGCTGGAAGCGCTGGACAAGGACCGCGAGTTCCTCAAGGCCGGCGGCGTGATGAGCGACGACTTCATCGACGGCTACATCGCGCTGAAGATGCAGGAAGTGACCAGGTTCCGCGCTGCCACGCACCCGCTGGAATACCAGCTGTACTACAGCGCCTGA
- a CDS encoding undecaprenyl-diphosphate phosphatase, giving the protein MSDLFSALLLGILEGLTEFLPISSTGHLLIAQHWLGSRSDFFNIVVQAGAILAITLVFRQRLWALATGLHQRENRDYVLKLGVAFLVTAVVGLPVRLAGWELPETVTPVAWALIIGGIWMILVEAYTARLPERDQVTWTVAIGVGLAQVLAGVFPGTSRSAAAIFLAMLLGLSRRAAATEFVFLVGIPTMFAASAYAFLELAKDGGLASEAWDQVGIAFVAAVVTGFAVVRWLLGYVKKHRYTVFAAYRLVLGAVLLLWLPAGQ; this is encoded by the coding sequence ATGTCCGACCTGTTTTCCGCCCTGCTGCTGGGCATCCTTGAAGGCCTCACCGAATTCCTGCCGATCTCCAGCACCGGGCATCTGCTGATCGCCCAGCACTGGCTGGGCTCTCGCTCGGACTTCTTCAACATCGTGGTCCAGGCCGGCGCGATCCTGGCCATCACCCTGGTGTTCCGGCAGCGCCTGTGGGCGCTGGCCACCGGCCTGCACCAGCGCGAGAACCGCGATTACGTGCTCAAGCTCGGCGTCGCCTTCCTGGTCACCGCGGTGGTCGGCCTGCCGGTGCGCCTGGCTGGCTGGGAACTGCCGGAAACGGTGACCCCGGTCGCATGGGCGCTGATCATCGGCGGCATCTGGATGATCCTGGTCGAGGCCTACACTGCGCGCCTGCCCGAACGCGACCAGGTGACGTGGACGGTAGCCATCGGCGTGGGCCTGGCGCAGGTGCTGGCCGGCGTGTTTCCCGGCACCTCGCGATCGGCCGCGGCGATCTTCCTGGCCATGCTGCTGGGCCTGAGCCGGCGTGCGGCGGCGACCGAGTTCGTGTTCCTGGTCGGCATTCCGACCATGTTTGCCGCCAGCGCCTATGCCTTCCTGGAACTGGCCAAGGACGGTGGGCTGGCCAGCGAGGCCTGGGACCAGGTCGGCATCGCCTTCGTTGCCGCGGTGGTGACCGGCTTTGCGGTGGTGCGCTGGCTGCTGGGCTACGTCAAGAAGCACCGTTACACGGTCTTCGCGGCCTATCGCCTGGTATTGGGCGCAGTGTTGCTGCTGTGGTTGCCTGCCGGCCAGTGA
- a CDS encoding META and DUF4377 domain-containing protein, which produces MKRVLLLALFLPLLPACSRSPAADGEAAPSAGSPEAAAATLDHGVLHANHWRLDHASDRLGMRIDALVLRPKQPVTLDFDDDQVRISNTCNAMSGPYRIEGDVLMIGPLAATRRLCADSGLMKLDGMLAARLQQPLQVEALDAGAMKLLTADGDLLEFVGEPTAQTRYGGPGETLFLEVAAQTQPCSSGAMADAQCLQVRQLRYDGNGLRQGEPGAFGHFHGRIEGYTHQPGTRQVLRVQRFEVADPPADGPSQAWVLDTVVESETAG; this is translated from the coding sequence ATGAAGCGTGTACTGCTGCTGGCCCTGTTCCTGCCGCTGCTGCCGGCGTGCAGCAGGTCCCCGGCCGCCGATGGCGAGGCCGCGCCCAGCGCCGGTTCGCCCGAAGCCGCGGCGGCCACGCTGGACCACGGCGTGCTGCATGCCAACCACTGGCGGCTGGACCATGCCAGTGATCGGCTGGGCATGCGCATCGACGCGCTGGTGTTGCGCCCGAAGCAGCCGGTGACGCTGGATTTCGATGACGACCAGGTGCGCATCAGCAACACCTGCAACGCGATGAGTGGCCCGTACCGGATCGAGGGCGACGTGCTGATGATCGGGCCGCTGGCCGCGACCCGGCGCCTGTGCGCCGACAGCGGGCTGATGAAGCTGGACGGCATGCTGGCGGCCAGGCTGCAGCAGCCGCTGCAGGTGGAAGCGCTCGATGCCGGGGCGATGAAGCTGCTTACCGCCGACGGCGATCTTCTCGAGTTTGTCGGCGAGCCCACCGCGCAGACCCGTTATGGTGGGCCGGGCGAGACCCTGTTCCTGGAAGTGGCGGCGCAGACGCAGCCGTGCAGCAGCGGCGCAATGGCCGATGCGCAGTGCCTGCAGGTGCGGCAGCTGCGCTATGACGGAAACGGGTTGCGCCAGGGCGAGCCCGGCGCGTTCGGCCATTTCCATGGCCGCATCGAGGGCTATACCCACCAGCCCGGCACCCGCCAGGTGCTGCGCGTGCAGCGTTTCGAGGTGGCCGACCCGCCGGCCGATGGCCCCAGCCAGGCGTGGGTGCTCGATACCGTGGTCGAATCGGAAACCGCCGGCTGA